One Ailuropoda melanoleuca isolate Jingjing chromosome 14, ASM200744v2, whole genome shotgun sequence DNA segment encodes these proteins:
- the ZBTB42 gene encoding LOW QUALITY PROTEIN: zinc finger and BTB domain-containing protein 42 (The sequence of the model RefSeq protein was modified relative to this genomic sequence to represent the inferred CDS: deleted 1 base in 1 codon), with protein sequence MEFPEHGARLLGRLRQQREQGFLCDCTVLVGAARFPAHRAVLAACSVYFHLFYRDRPAGSRDAVRLNGDVVTAPAFGRLLDFMYEGRLDLRSLPVEDVLAAASYLHMYDVVKVCKGRLRDKGRALHRGTAAARADPLGQPPRPQPARSPELCPAAQKARLPRPGARPLPPRAPGPPPWQSPGDSDRALDLSLKAEPDAERGAGGDLCVCPLCSKLFPGAHVLQLHLSAHFRERDGARARLSPDGTMPTCPLCGKTFSCTYTLKRHERTHSGEKPYTCVQCGKSFQYSHNLSRHAVVHTREKPHACRWCERRFTQSGDLYRHVRKFHCGLVKSLLV encoded by the exons ATGGAGTTCCCGGAGCACGGCGCTCGGCTGCTGGGCCGCCTGCGGCAGCAGCGCGAGCAGGGCTTCCTGTGCGACTGCACCGTGCTGGTGGGCGCCGCGCGCTTCCCGGCCCACCGCGCAGTGCTGGCCGCGTGCAGCGTCTACTTCCATCTCTTCTACAGGGACCGGCCCGCGGGCAGCCGCGACGCGGTGCGGCTCAACGGCGACGTGGTCACGGCGCCCGCCTTCGGCCGCCTGCTGGACTTCATGTATGAGGGCCGCCTGGACCTGCGCAGCCTGCCGGTGGAGGACGTCCTGGCCGCCGCCAGCTACCTGCACATGTACGACGTCGTCAAGGTCTGCAAGGGCAGGCTCAGGGACAAGGGACGCGCGCTGCACCGGGGGACCGCCGCAGCCCGGGCAGATCCTCTGGGCCAGCCCCCGCGACCCCAGCCCGCCCGGTCCCCGGAGCTCTGCCCGGCCGCCCAGAAGGCCAGGCTGCCCCGGCCTGGGGCCCGCCCCCTCCCTCCGCGAGCACCCGGGCCCCCTCCCTGGCAGTCCCCGGGAGACTCAGACCGGGCCTTGGACCTGTCACTGAAAGCTG AGCCGGATGCAGAGCGCGGGGCCGGCGGGGACCTCTGCGTCTGCCCGCTGTGCAGCAAGCTGTTCCCCGGCGCCCACGTGCTGCAGCTGCACCTCAGCGCCCACTTCCGCGAGCGGGACGGCGCCCGGGCGCGGCTGTCGCCCGACGGCACCATGCCCACCTGCCCGCTCTGCGGGAAGACCTTCTCCTGCACATACACACTGAAGAGGCACGAGCGCACCCACTCCGGCGAGAAGCCCTACACGTGCGTGCAGTGCGGCAAGAGCTTCCAGTACTCGCACAACCTGAGCCGCCACGCCGTGGTGCACACGCGGGAGAAGCCGCACGCCTGCCGCTGGTGTGAGCGCCGCTTCACGCAGTCCGGGGACCTCTACCGCCACGTCCGAAAATTCCACTGTGGCCTGGTCAAGTCCCTGCTGGTGTGA